The following proteins are co-located in the Candidatus Accumulibacter cognatus genome:
- a CDS encoding aquaporin, producing the protein MRHVLRQHWPEYLIEAAGLGLFMVSACLFVTLIEHPASPLPQAIGDPALRRVLIGLAMGLTAITLIYSPWGKRSGAHLNPAVTLTFFRLGKIEPWDALFYILFQFAGGATGMAVATLLLRSSILSHPAVNFVATLPGEQGVAVAFLAEAAISFGLMLTVLFVSNSPRANRYTGLVAGALVAVYITLEAPLSGMSMNPARSFASALSAQQWTAIWIYFTAPPLGMLGAAAAYVGFRGTAAVLCCKLHHENGQRCIFRCRYGVQTTGDQEP; encoded by the coding sequence ATGCGTCATGTCCTGCGGCAGCACTGGCCCGAGTATCTGATCGAGGCGGCGGGTCTCGGGCTGTTCATGGTCTCGGCGTGCCTTTTTGTGACACTGATCGAGCACCCGGCGTCGCCGCTGCCGCAGGCCATTGGCGATCCCGCGCTGCGGCGCGTCCTGATCGGCCTTGCCATGGGACTCACCGCCATCACCCTCATCTACTCGCCATGGGGCAAGCGTTCGGGAGCTCACCTCAACCCGGCGGTGACGCTGACATTCTTTCGCCTCGGCAAGATCGAGCCCTGGGATGCCCTGTTCTATATCCTCTTTCAGTTCGCCGGTGGAGCCACCGGGATGGCGGTCGCGACCCTCCTTCTGCGCTCGTCCATCCTGTCGCATCCGGCCGTGAACTTCGTCGCGACGCTTCCCGGCGAACAAGGTGTGGCTGTCGCCTTCTTGGCCGAAGCGGCGATCTCGTTCGGTCTCATGTTGACCGTGCTGTTCGTCAGCAACTCGCCGCGAGCCAATCGCTACACGGGACTCGTCGCCGGCGCGCTGGTAGCGGTTTACATCACGCTCGAGGCGCCGCTGTCGGGAATGAGCATGAATCCGGCACGCAGCTTTGCTTCGGCCCTGTCGGCGCAGCAGTGGACGGCGATCTGGATCTATTTCACGGCACCGCCCCTCGGCATGCTCGGCGCCGCGGCGGCCTACGTTGGCTTCAGGGGTACCGCAGCCGTGCTGTGCTGCAAGCTGCACCACGAAAACGGGCAGCGCTGCATCTTCCGCTGCCGCTACGGCGTACAAACCACAGGAGATCAAGAGCCATGA
- a CDS encoding FAD-dependent oxidoreductase — protein sequence MTYPLAPKLSYRLAWLSGLVNLSIVALRFLERSAGPVVELLIRLTLAQGFFVSGVLKAAQWDNALYLAAHEYPVSWLNPVSAAWLGVLIELLGSVLLAAGLATRFAALALAALALVIQFSYQTLDTHLFWAALLLWFVVHGAGTLSLDRLLARGLARTAVPFAGVVLRLFADATHWLAPLYSLLLRWWLALAVLAAIADVAIAISNGGEMDLAALLPVTSAAVFASPLTLVGAALLALGCATRLAALLLMLAVSTVRMLGPGVEADPYWFMVLALMVLWGPGLVSLDALVERALRRRFPRLAGQPAFALDSVPRVVIVGAGFGGLTCAAALTSARVAVTVIDRHNYHLFQPLLYQVATSGLSPGDIATPVRGLFREHFNVRVLFGEVNGVDSVRQEVLMDGQRIAYDYLVLATGAAHSYFGRDDWAPHAPGLKRVEDATEVRRRLLTAFEQAEVTDDPAEQASLLTFLIVGGGPTGVELAGAIAELAKFGMEKDFRRFDPAAARVILVQSGPRLLPTFAEDLSLRTRQALERLGVEVLLDSRVESIDDRGVIVNGRPIAARTVLWAAGVVASPAAKWLGAEADPAGRVKVGPDLSVHGLPNVFAIGDTALANAWNGTPVPGLAPAAKQGGHHVARVIRARVEGRPAPAAFQYQHLGSLATIGRKAAVADFGFVKLHGGPAWWLWGAVHLGFLVGLRNRISVMLDWFWAYLTYRSGTRLITGGAGSQKTGQRCAVTALQRQGAA from the coding sequence ATGACGTACCCACTCGCACCGAAGCTCTCTTACCGACTGGCCTGGCTTTCCGGTCTCGTCAATCTGTCGATCGTCGCCTTGCGTTTTCTCGAGCGCTCGGCCGGCCCGGTGGTCGAGTTGCTGATCCGTCTCACCCTGGCGCAGGGTTTCTTCGTCTCCGGGGTGCTCAAGGCCGCTCAATGGGACAACGCGCTCTATCTGGCAGCCCACGAATATCCGGTGTCGTGGCTGAACCCGGTGAGCGCGGCCTGGCTCGGCGTACTCATCGAACTGCTCGGCTCGGTCCTCCTCGCGGCGGGGCTGGCGACGCGTTTTGCCGCGCTCGCGCTGGCGGCGCTGGCGCTGGTCATCCAGTTCAGCTACCAGACGCTCGACACGCACCTTTTCTGGGCCGCCCTGCTGCTCTGGTTCGTCGTGCACGGCGCCGGCACGCTGTCGCTTGATCGGCTGCTCGCTCGCGGGCTGGCGCGCACGGCGGTGCCCTTTGCCGGAGTGGTGCTCCGCCTGTTTGCCGACGCCACGCACTGGCTGGCACCGCTGTACTCCCTGCTCCTGCGCTGGTGGCTGGCACTCGCCGTGCTGGCTGCCATCGCCGACGTTGCCATCGCCATCTCGAATGGCGGCGAAATGGACCTTGCGGCCTTGTTGCCGGTTACTTCGGCGGCGGTCTTCGCGTCACCCTTGACACTCGTTGGCGCCGCATTGCTGGCGCTGGGTTGCGCCACCCGCCTGGCGGCCCTGCTGCTGATGCTGGCCGTCTCCACCGTGCGCATGCTGGGGCCGGGCGTCGAAGCCGATCCGTATTGGTTCATGGTGCTGGCGCTGATGGTGCTGTGGGGGCCGGGCCTCGTGTCGCTGGATGCGCTGGTCGAGCGCGCGCTGCGCCGGCGCTTTCCGCGGCTCGCTGGTCAGCCAGCCTTTGCGCTCGACAGCGTGCCGCGGGTGGTGATCGTTGGCGCCGGCTTCGGCGGGCTGACATGTGCCGCGGCTCTGACGAGCGCGCGGGTGGCGGTGACCGTGATCGACCGTCACAACTATCATCTGTTCCAGCCGCTTCTCTATCAGGTGGCCACCTCGGGCCTGTCGCCCGGTGACATCGCGACACCGGTACGCGGCCTGTTCCGCGAGCACTTCAACGTGCGCGTGCTGTTCGGCGAGGTAAATGGCGTCGACTCCGTCAGGCAGGAGGTGCTGATGGACGGCCAGCGCATCGCCTACGATTACCTGGTCCTGGCCACCGGCGCGGCACACTCGTACTTCGGCCGCGACGACTGGGCGCCCCATGCGCCCGGACTGAAGCGCGTCGAGGATGCCACCGAGGTCAGGCGGCGTCTGCTCACGGCCTTTGAACAAGCGGAAGTCACCGACGACCCGGCGGAGCAAGCGAGCCTGCTGACTTTCCTCATCGTCGGCGGTGGCCCGACGGGTGTCGAACTCGCTGGCGCCATAGCCGAGCTGGCGAAGTTCGGCATGGAGAAGGACTTCCGCCGCTTCGACCCGGCCGCGGCACGGGTGATTCTGGTGCAGTCAGGCCCGCGCCTGTTGCCGACCTTTGCCGAGGATTTGTCGCTGCGCACCCGGCAGGCGCTGGAGAGGCTCGGGGTCGAAGTGCTACTCGACAGCCGCGTCGAGAGCATCGACGACCGCGGCGTGATCGTCAATGGCCGGCCGATCGCTGCGCGCACCGTCTTGTGGGCTGCCGGCGTCGTCGCTTCGCCTGCGGCGAAGTGGCTGGGTGCGGAGGCTGACCCGGCCGGCCGCGTCAAGGTCGGGCCGGACCTGTCGGTACACGGCTTGCCCAACGTCTTTGCCATCGGCGACACGGCGCTCGCCAACGCCTGGAACGGCACGCCGGTGCCTGGCCTGGCGCCGGCAGCCAAGCAGGGCGGCCACCATGTCGCGCGGGTGATCCGGGCCCGCGTCGAGGGTCGGCCGGCGCCGGCCGCTTTTCAGTACCAGCACCTGGGCAGTCTGGCCACCATCGGGCGCAAGGCGGCGGTGGCGGACTTCGGTTTCGTCAAGCTGCACGGCGGACCCGCCTGGTGGCTGTGGGGTGCGGTGCATCTCGGCTTCCTGGTCGGCCTGCGCAACCGCATCTCGGTCATGCTCGACTGGTTCTGGGCCTATCTCACGTATCGCAGCGGCACGCGGCTCATTACCGGCGGCGCTGGCAGTCAGAAGACCGGGCAGCGGTGCGCGGTGACAGCGTTGCAGCGGCAAGGTGCGGCCTGA
- a CDS encoding AbrB/MazE/SpoVT family DNA-binding domain-containing protein, producing MLSVTVSPRFQIVIPQAVREQLHIEAGRKLQVLAYDNRIELLPLESPQQLRGFLRGIDSTVEREGDRA from the coding sequence ATGTTGTCAGTTACCGTTTCACCCAGGTTTCAAATTGTCATTCCGCAGGCCGTGCGCGAGCAACTGCACATCGAAGCCGGCCGAAAGCTGCAGGTCCTGGCTTACGACAACCGGATCGAGTTGCTACCGCTGGAATCGCCTCAGCAACTGCGCGGCTTCTTGCGCGGCATCGACAGCACGGTTGAGCGGGAGGGCGACCGGGCATGA
- a CDS encoding amino acid transporter — protein MQAARRRLERAFTDHHGKGSELGVVEIHFISGINEWLEKLVFLSHCRSLSYRHQRIRSTETLAGVHVFASPPFAVSFVAGFLASLALIVAIGAQNAFVLRQGLRGEHLLPIALICAFSDALLIAIGIAGLGQLIEAHPAALGLARYGGAAFLVYCGWRALQCARHGERLTVDEGRSASRAAAIATCLGFTFLNPHVYIDTVILLGGLANQHGESGRWAFGLGSFAASVSWFFALAYGARLLVPLFARPAAWRVLDTGIALVMFGLALGLVSAR, from the coding sequence ATGCAGGCGGCGCGCCGCCGCCTCGAACGAGCCTTCACGGATCACCATGGCAAAGGCAGCGAGCTGGGCGTTGTCGAGATTCATTTCATTAGCGGAATTAACGAATGGTTAGAAAAATTAGTTTTTCTTTCTCATTGTCGCTCGCTAAGCTACCGCCATCAACGCATCCGATCGACCGAAACTCTTGCAGGAGTCCACGTGTTCGCCTCCCCACCCTTTGCCGTTTCCTTCGTTGCCGGCTTCCTCGCCAGCCTGGCGCTCATCGTCGCCATCGGTGCGCAAAACGCCTTCGTCCTGCGGCAGGGCCTGCGCGGCGAACACCTGCTGCCAATCGCGCTGATCTGCGCGTTTTCCGACGCGCTGCTCATCGCCATCGGCATTGCCGGCCTCGGCCAGCTGATCGAAGCCCACCCGGCCGCCCTCGGCCTCGCCCGCTACGGCGGCGCCGCCTTCCTGGTCTACTGCGGCTGGCGCGCGCTGCAATGCGCCCGCCATGGTGAACGGCTGACCGTGGACGAAGGCCGCTCGGCCAGCCGCGCCGCCGCCATCGCCACCTGCCTCGGCTTCACCTTTCTCAACCCGCACGTGTACATCGATACGGTGATCCTGCTCGGCGGCCTCGCCAACCAGCACGGCGAGTCCGGCCGCTGGGCCTTCGGCCTCGGCTCGTTCGCCGCCAGCGTCAGCTGGTTCTTCGCGCTCGCCTACGGCGCCCGCCTGCTGGTCCCCCTGTTCGCCCGCCCCGCTGCCTGGCGCGTACTCGACACGGGCATCGCACTCGTGATGTTCGGCCTGGCGCTGGGGTTGGTGAGTGCGCGATAG
- a CDS encoding LysR family transcriptional regulator ArgP, whose protein sequence is MNLDNAQLAAFAMVIREGSFEAAARRLHVTPSAISQRIKQLEERLGQVLVQRVTPCVPSVAGQALVRFAEEVALLETEMLAALGSSSGEEPPMVRIPVAVNADSLDSWFLDVPGTLPDGLQVVFDLRVDDQDHSAVLLREGSVMAAVSANPAAIQGCSVAPLGLMRYLAVASPGFLARHFADGVDAAALRRAPMLRFNAKDGLQHQFIAARTPEAVTPPIHLVPSVHGFVGLARRGLGWGMVPEAFARQAIAAGDLAEIVPGAYLDVPLYWHCWRLPSAALAALTAAVERAAAAGLWPMPKG, encoded by the coding sequence ATGAATCTCGACAACGCCCAGCTCGCTGCCTTTGCCATGGTGATCCGTGAAGGCTCGTTCGAGGCGGCGGCGCGCCGCCTGCATGTCACGCCGTCGGCGATCAGCCAGCGCATCAAGCAGCTCGAGGAGCGCCTCGGGCAGGTGCTCGTGCAGCGCGTCACGCCCTGCGTGCCCAGCGTCGCCGGGCAGGCGCTGGTGCGATTTGCCGAGGAGGTGGCGTTGCTCGAAACCGAGATGCTGGCCGCGCTCGGTTCGTCATCCGGCGAGGAGCCGCCGATGGTGCGGATTCCGGTGGCGGTGAATGCCGACTCGCTCGACAGCTGGTTTCTCGACGTGCCCGGTACGCTGCCGGACGGGTTGCAGGTGGTGTTCGACCTGCGCGTCGACGACCAGGACCACTCGGCGGTGCTACTGCGCGAGGGCTCGGTGATGGCCGCGGTCAGCGCCAACCCGGCAGCAATCCAGGGCTGCAGCGTGGCGCCCCTGGGCTTGATGCGCTACCTCGCGGTCGCGTCACCGGGATTCCTGGCGCGGCACTTCGCGGACGGCGTCGACGCGGCGGCGCTGCGGCGGGCGCCGATGCTCCGCTTCAACGCCAAGGACGGGCTGCAGCACCAGTTCATCGCCGCCCGCACGCCCGAGGCGGTAACGCCGCCGATTCATCTGGTGCCCTCGGTGCATGGCTTTGTCGGTCTGGCGCGGCGCGGGCTCGGTTGGGGCATGGTGCCGGAGGCCTTTGCGCGCCAGGCGATCGCGGCCGGCGATCTGGCCGAGATCGTGCCCGGCGCGTACCTCGACGTACCCCTCTACTGGCACTGCTGGCGCCTGCCATCGGCGGCTCTGGCGGCGCTGACGGCGGCGGTGGAGCGGGCGGCCGCGGCCGGGCTGTGGCCGATGCCGAAGGGCTAG
- a CDS encoding acyltransferase — protein sequence MEHHVLPYDSPRLTRNNFDLLRLLFAATVCLVHAYDLSGYPQLAWLARVLSPASALKGFFVVSGFLVFMSFERSSSLASYARKRIRRIYPAYFTVVMLCAVALPAVGSQGVGGYFSLDWGKYVLANLFFLNFLQPGLPGVFESNPLAAVNGALWTLKIEVMFYLMVPFFVFLFRRFARLPVLVLTYGLSLAYVALLTAAAERTGSGIYLELARQLPGQLSYFMAGAFLYYFLPLFERRPVCFLLAAALVLAVDTIVPLPLLEPLALATVVVFFALFLYVGNFAKYGDFSYGVYIIHFPVIQLLVQGGCLRDRPGWFLATLILLTGMGALAMWHLVEKRFLLRSSHYLAGESLAAAATDLASDQSTPFR from the coding sequence CTGGAGCATCACGTCTTGCCGTACGACAGCCCGCGACTGACCCGGAACAACTTCGATCTGTTGCGGCTGTTGTTCGCGGCCACCGTTTGTCTGGTGCACGCTTACGATCTTTCCGGGTACCCGCAACTCGCCTGGCTTGCCCGCGTCTTGTCACCGGCCTCGGCGCTGAAGGGGTTTTTCGTGGTCAGCGGTTTTCTGGTGTTCATGAGCTTTGAACGCTCGTCATCGCTGGCGTCTTACGCGCGCAAGCGCATACGGCGAATCTACCCGGCCTATTTCACCGTCGTCATGCTTTGCGCAGTCGCCCTGCCGGCGGTCGGTTCGCAAGGAGTGGGAGGCTATTTTTCCCTGGACTGGGGCAAATACGTTCTGGCCAACCTCTTCTTCCTGAATTTCCTGCAGCCAGGCCTGCCCGGCGTTTTCGAATCCAACCCTCTGGCGGCGGTCAACGGCGCGCTGTGGACGCTCAAGATCGAGGTCATGTTCTACCTGATGGTGCCTTTCTTTGTCTTCCTTTTTCGGCGCTTTGCGCGTCTGCCCGTCCTCGTGTTGACCTATGGCCTGTCGCTTGCCTATGTCGCTTTGCTGACCGCGGCCGCGGAGCGCACGGGTTCCGGAATCTACCTGGAACTGGCTCGGCAATTGCCGGGGCAGCTCTCGTACTTCATGGCGGGGGCTTTTCTCTATTACTTCCTGCCGCTGTTTGAGCGCCGCCCGGTCTGTTTTCTGCTCGCCGCAGCCCTGGTGCTGGCGGTCGATACGATTGTTCCCTTGCCACTCCTTGAACCCCTGGCGCTCGCCACGGTGGTCGTTTTCTTCGCGCTGTTCCTGTACGTGGGGAACTTCGCCAAGTACGGTGATTTCTCGTATGGCGTCTACATCATCCATTTTCCGGTGATCCAGCTGCTGGTACAGGGCGGCTGCTTGCGTGACCGCCCCGGGTGGTTCCTGGCCACCCTGATTCTCCTGACGGGCATGGGTGCCTTGGCCATGTGGCACCTGGTTGAAAAGCGCTTTCTGTTGCGCAGCAGTCATTACCTCGCCGGCGAGTCGCTCGCTGCCGCTGCGACCGACCTGGCAAGCGACCAGAGCACGCCCTTTCGCTAG
- a CDS encoding phosphatase PAP2 family protein — MLADLPAWETITLRLLAIAGSLLAWFFTQRLIGARHLEGAGIHDQLHRLTARGNAWLHEHPGAARAALISSSLGIDAVTLFVLGYAVLGPSFTPFWGLLCLFALRQLSQAVVALPPPPGIIWRDPGFPSLFVTYAVGNDFFFSGHTALAVYGAIQIATLNIPALTMCGVWLALLQMLVVIVLRAHWTLDVLAGLFAALMVGVAFWPGLAT; from the coding sequence GTGCTCGCCGACCTGCCTGCCTGGGAAACCATCACGCTGCGGCTGCTGGCGATCGCCGGCAGCCTGCTGGCCTGGTTCTTCACCCAGCGCCTGATCGGCGCCCGCCATCTCGAGGGTGCGGGCATCCACGACCAGCTGCACCGGCTCACCGCCCGCGGCAACGCCTGGCTGCACGAACATCCTGGCGCGGCCAGGGCAGCCTTGATCAGCAGCTCGCTGGGAATCGATGCAGTAACCCTGTTCGTCCTCGGCTACGCCGTTCTCGGCCCGAGTTTCACCCCTTTCTGGGGCTTGCTGTGCTTGTTCGCCTTGCGCCAGTTGAGTCAGGCGGTGGTCGCCCTGCCACCGCCGCCGGGAATCATCTGGCGCGACCCAGGCTTTCCCTCGCTCTTCGTCACTTACGCCGTCGGCAACGATTTCTTCTTTTCCGGGCACACCGCGCTGGCCGTCTACGGAGCCATCCAGATCGCCACCCTGAACATCCCGGCACTGACTATGTGCGGGGTATGGCTGGCCCTGCTGCAGATGCTCGTGGTGATCGTGCTGCGCGCGCACTGGACTCTCGACGTGCTGGCGGGACTGTTCGCCGCGCTGATGGTCGGCGTCGCTTTCTGGCCGGGTCTGGCAACGTGA
- a CDS encoding lytic transglycosylase domain-containing protein encodes MGRSWEKSAGSWAPPERRRVALAGLVGALLLHPAMASATGSVYVSYAADGAPSYASQRLDPSYRLLIRGENPPQDRGTASRKLARVDQAAGKLHLTPLIDHYARLHQVAPELVAAVVGVESGYNARAVSPKGALGAMQLMPATAARYGVTDAGDAAQNIDAGVRHLKDLLNAHQGNVALALAAYNAGQGAVARHRGRIPPYPETMLYVPAVLAAAARGTRP; translated from the coding sequence ATGGGTCGTTCATGGGAGAAATCTGCTGGTTCCTGGGCGCCGCCTGAGCGGCGGCGAGTTGCCTTGGCCGGGCTCGTCGGCGCGCTGCTGCTGCATCCGGCGATGGCCAGCGCGACAGGCAGCGTTTACGTCTCGTATGCCGCCGATGGGGCTCCGAGCTACGCCAGCCAGCGCCTCGATCCGAGCTACCGCTTGCTGATCCGCGGCGAGAACCCACCCCAGGATCGCGGCACGGCGTCAAGGAAGCTCGCGAGGGTGGACCAGGCCGCCGGAAAACTGCACTTGACGCCGCTGATCGACCACTACGCACGCCTCCACCAGGTCGCGCCCGAACTCGTGGCGGCGGTGGTCGGGGTGGAGTCCGGGTATAACGCCCGGGCCGTCTCGCCGAAGGGCGCACTCGGCGCCATGCAGCTCATGCCGGCGACGGCCGCCCGCTACGGGGTCACCGATGCCGGCGATGCGGCACAGAACATCGATGCCGGCGTGCGTCATCTCAAGGATCTGCTCAATGCGCATCAGGGCAACGTCGCCCTCGCCCTGGCCGCCTACAACGCCGGCCAGGGCGCGGTGGCCAGGCACCGCGGGCGCATTCCGCCGTATCCCGAAACCATGCTGTATGTCCCGGCGGTACTTGCCGCGGCGGCGCGGGGAACCCGGCCATGA
- the gspG gene encoding type II secretion system major pseudopilin GspG, giving the protein MIRPVAGSTPDRRRARGFTLLELLVVVTIIGLLAAYVGPKYFSQLGKSEQGVAKAQIEAFARALDTYRLDVGHYPTTEEGLNALLTRPANATRWNGPYLQKAVPLDPWGRAYLYRSPGTTGDFDIVSYGKDGQPGGSGDAADVSNQ; this is encoded by the coding sequence ATGATCCGACCCGTAGCCGGCAGCACCCCGGATCGGCGCCGCGCGCGCGGCTTCACCCTGCTCGAACTGCTGGTGGTGGTAACGATCATCGGCCTCCTGGCAGCCTATGTCGGCCCGAAGTATTTCTCGCAGCTGGGGAAGTCGGAGCAGGGCGTCGCCAAGGCACAAATCGAGGCTTTCGCGCGCGCCCTCGATACTTACCGGCTCGACGTCGGCCACTATCCGACGACGGAAGAAGGGCTCAATGCGCTGCTGACCAGGCCGGCCAATGCCACCCGCTGGAACGGGCCGTACCTGCAGAAAGCGGTGCCGCTCGATCCCTGGGGTCGCGCCTACCTCTACCGCTCGCCAGGCACCACCGGCGACTTCGACATCGTGTCCTACGGCAAGGACGGCCAGCCCGGCGGCAGCGGGGATGCCGCCGACGTCAGCAATCAATGA
- a CDS encoding type II secretion system F family protein yields the protein MRFEVRALSPDNLIETHSVDAPDAAEAGRMLQQQRLQPLSIQAAAAPVMGAVPGRGNKAFSLLLFSAELLALLEAGLSLVESFEALLEKESSPSSRSVLEHLTRDLREGLRFSAALDRQPDVFPPLYVGIVRAAEGTSDLPRALARYLDYQTRLETVRNKMISALIYPVILLIVGCGVTLFLMGYVVPRFAGVYQGSGRSLPWLSQLLLDWGQFVGQHTDLVFSSVLALALAVAYGLRRLIGSGRWIVFLTRLPGIGERVRIIELSRLYLTTGMLLEGGIPILTALDIVGNTVSPTTRAALLVARGIISDGGTLSQGFDHCGLATPIALRMLRVGERSGQLGAMLTRSALFYEGESARWIERFTKVFEPALMTAIGLLVGLIVVLLYLPIFDLAGALQ from the coding sequence ATGCGCTTTGAGGTTCGCGCCTTATCGCCTGACAATCTGATCGAGACGCACAGCGTCGATGCCCCGGATGCCGCTGAAGCCGGCCGCATGCTGCAACAGCAGCGACTGCAACCGCTGTCGATCCAGGCAGCCGCCGCCCCGGTCATGGGAGCCGTGCCGGGTCGCGGCAACAAGGCGTTCTCGCTGCTGCTCTTCAGCGCCGAACTGCTGGCTTTGCTGGAAGCCGGACTGAGCCTGGTCGAGTCCTTCGAGGCGCTGCTCGAGAAAGAGTCTTCGCCGAGTTCGCGGTCGGTGCTCGAGCACCTGACGCGCGACCTGCGCGAGGGTCTGCGTTTTTCGGCGGCGCTGGACCGCCAGCCAGACGTCTTCCCGCCGCTCTATGTCGGCATCGTCCGCGCCGCCGAGGGAACCAGCGATCTGCCGCGCGCGCTGGCGCGCTACCTCGACTACCAGACGCGCCTGGAAACGGTGCGCAACAAGATGATCAGCGCCCTCATCTACCCGGTGATCCTGCTGATCGTCGGTTGTGGCGTGACCCTGTTCCTGATGGGCTACGTGGTGCCGCGCTTCGCCGGCGTCTATCAGGGCAGTGGCCGTTCGCTGCCCTGGCTGTCGCAACTACTGCTCGACTGGGGACAGTTCGTCGGCCAGCATACCGACCTGGTATTCTCCAGCGTGCTGGCGCTGGCGCTGGCGGTGGCCTACGGACTGCGTCGATTGATCGGCAGCGGGCGCTGGATCGTCTTCCTGACGCGCCTGCCCGGCATCGGCGAACGGGTACGCATCATCGAACTGTCGCGGCTGTACCTGACCACCGGCATGCTGCTCGAGGGCGGCATTCCGATCCTGACGGCGCTCGATATCGTCGGCAACACCGTTTCACCGACGACGCGCGCGGCCCTGCTGGTCGCCCGCGGCATCATCTCCGACGGTGGCACGCTGTCGCAGGGTTTCGACCACTGCGGCCTGGCAACGCCGATCGCCTTGCGCATGCTGCGCGTCGGCGAGCGATCCGGACAGCTCGGAGCGATGCTGACCCGTTCGGCGCTGTTCTACGAGGGTGAAAGTGCGCGCTGGATCGAGCGCTTCACCAAGGTCTTCGAGCCTGCGCTGATGACCGCCATCGGCCTCCTGGTCGGGCTGATCGTGGTGCTGCTGTACCTGCCGATCTTCGACCTTGCCGGGGCGCTGCAATGA